One Helicobacter kayseriensis genomic region harbors:
- the pheS gene encoding phenylalanine--tRNA ligase subunit alpha, producing MQSIKEKIQSVANSQDLEKLKVEVVGKKGILTLAFADLKNLNGEAKQSRAKELNLFKQDFEALFEAKKGEIRTLELAQKLQEENIDVSLFVGQRRGKEHYVNLMIEKIIDYFIALNFELCEGGLVEDDFHNFEALNIPKFHPARDMQDTFYTQDGKLLRTHTSPVQIHVMKKKTPPLKIIAPGAVFRRDYDLTHSPMFHQVEGLVVDSYGKVGFSHLKLILEDFLKYIFGDIVVRFRSSFFPFTEPSAEVDISCVFCKGDGCRVCSHTGWLEVLGCGIVNHAVFESVGYKDVSGYAFGLGVERFAMLYYGINDLRSFFEADLRVIG from the coding sequence ATTCAATCAATAAAAGAAAAAATTCAATCCGTTGCAAATTCGCAAGATTTGGAAAAATTAAAAGTTGAAGTGGTTGGAAAAAAGGGGATTTTAACCCTTGCGTTTGCTGACCTTAAGAATCTAAACGGGGAGGCAAAACAAAGCAGAGCTAAAGAGCTAAATTTATTTAAACAAGATTTTGAAGCATTGTTTGAGGCAAAGAAAGGGGAGATTAGAACTCTTGAACTTGCTCAGAAATTACAGGAAGAAAATATTGATGTAAGTTTGTTCGTTGGGCAAAGGAGAGGGAAAGAACATTATGTCAATTTAATGATTGAGAAAATTATAGATTATTTTATTGCGTTGAATTTCGAGCTTTGCGAGGGGGGATTGGTGGAGGATGACTTTCATAATTTTGAAGCACTCAATATTCCAAAATTCCATCCAGCAAGAGATATGCAAGATACTTTTTATACCCAAGATGGAAAGTTGCTAAGAACTCACACTTCTCCTGTGCAAATTCATGTTATGAAGAAAAAAACTCCTCCTTTGAAAATTATCGCTCCTGGAGCCGTTTTTAGGCGTGATTATGATCTGACACATTCTCCTATGTTTCATCAAGTGGAGGGATTGGTTGTAGATTCTTATGGAAAAGTCGGATTTTCTCATCTTAAGTTGATTTTAGAAGACTTTTTGAAATATATTTTTGGCGATATTGTTGTGCGTTTTAGATCAAGCTTTTTCCCTTTTACAGAACCAAGCGCAGAGGTGGATATTAGTTGTGTTTTTTGCAAGGGAGATGGCTGTAGGGTTTGCTCTCATACGGGATGGCTTGAAGTGTTGGGGTGTGGGATTGTCAATCATGCTGTTTTTGAATCTGTTGGGTATAAAGATGTAAGTGGTTATGCATTTGGTTTGGGTGTTGAGCGTTTTGCAATGCTTTATTATGGAATCAATGATTTACGCAGTTTTTTTGAAGCA
- a CDS encoding histidine triad nucleotide-binding protein: MSSIFTKIINGEIPSNKVLENQTCIAIHDISPQAPIHILIIPKKEIKDFQELDLQTMNELMMFIQEVAQKLGLDQSGYRLITNVGKDGGQEIPHLHFHLLGGAKLKWEKLA; the protein is encoded by the coding sequence ATGAGCTCAATTTTTACAAAAATTATCAATGGAGAGATTCCATCAAACAAAGTATTAGAGAATCAAACCTGTATCGCTATTCACGATATCTCACCACAGGCTCCCATTCATATTCTTATCATTCCCAAAAAAGAAATCAAAGATTTTCAAGAACTTGATTTGCAAACCATGAATGAACTCATGATGTTTATTCAAGAAGTTGCACAAAAATTGGGACTAGACCAAAGCGGTTATCGCCTCATTACCAATGTCGGAAAAGATGGTGGCCAAGAGATCCCTCATCTTCATTTTCATCTTTTGGGTGGTGCAAAACTTAAGTGGGAAAAGTTAGCTTAA
- the hemW gene encoding radical SAM family heme chaperone HemW, translating to MTLYIHIPFCMSKCGYCAFNSTDSDQHLHEKYVDALLLDLQSQIQKQDFSSIYFGGGTPNILNEALYEKIFAFLDCFIDLGQCEITLECNPNLVSLSWCNALKGMGANRISLGVQSFFDTKLDFLQRDHKSYDIFSAVEMVKKAGIDNISIDLMYNTPLDTLTALKEEVRLAKELEISHLSAYALSIDKGSRFYQNPPQLSEKDYSFDIREMLEDIGFIQYEVSNYFKSRKSQHNLAYWRGEDYIGCGAGGVGCVGNIRFWGSKHIPSYIQNPTHKYKEFLTEKERQFERIFLGLRCEYGVSLDDICPQKSEILLSEKKCFIQGHHLIATDFFLADEIALWLS from the coding sequence GTGACTTTATATATTCATATTCCATTTTGTATGAGCAAATGTGGTTATTGTGCATTTAATTCAACAGATTCAGATCAGCACTTGCATGAAAAATATGTCGATGCATTGCTTTTGGATTTGCAATCTCAGATTCAAAAACAAGATTTTTCTAGCATTTATTTTGGAGGGGGAACTCCCAATATTTTGAATGAGGCCTTATATGAAAAGATCTTTGCATTTCTTGATTGCTTTATTGATCTTGGGCAATGTGAAATTACTCTTGAGTGCAATCCAAATCTTGTGAGTCTTTCATGGTGCAATGCACTGAAAGGTATGGGTGCTAATCGCATTAGCCTAGGCGTGCAGAGTTTTTTTGATACAAAGCTTGATTTTTTGCAAAGAGATCATAAGAGTTATGACATTTTTTCTGCAGTTGAGATGGTCAAAAAGGCGGGGATTGATAATATCAGTATTGATTTGATGTATAACACTCCTCTTGATACGCTCACAGCTTTAAAAGAAGAAGTGAGACTTGCCAAAGAGCTTGAAATTTCGCATCTTTCTGCTTATGCTTTGAGTATTGATAAGGGATCAAGGTTTTATCAAAACCCTCCCCAACTTTCCGAAAAAGACTATTCCTTTGATATAAGGGAGATGTTAGAGGATATTGGATTTATACAGTATGAGGTGTCAAACTATTTTAAATCTAGGAAATCTCAGCATAATTTAGCTTATTGGAGGGGGGAGGATTATATAGGGTGTGGAGCTGGTGGAGTAGGATGTGTTGGTAATATAAGATTTTGGGGGAGTAAGCATATTCCAAGCTATATTCAGAATCCCACGCATAAATACAAAGAATTTTTAACAGAAAAAGAGAGGCAATTTGAGCGGATTTTTTTGGGTCTTCGATGCGAGTATGGGGTATCACTTGATGATATTTGCCCTCAAAAAAGCGAAATTTTACTTAGCGAAAAGAAGTGTTTTATCCAAGGTCATCATCTCATCGCCACAGATTTTTTCTTGGCAGATGAAATTGCTTTGTGGTTAAGCTAA
- a CDS encoding RNA pyrophosphohydrolase: protein MNKRYRPNVSAVILSSEYPKKCEIFIAKRIDMKDIWQFPQGGIDQGENPQEALKRELKEEIGTNAIEILAQYPQWINYDFPSSVAHKFYPFDGQSQKYFLVRLKSNALINIATPVPEFSEYAFVEFDKIFDRIKHFKKPIYKQVLDYFKKEGFLSC, encoded by the coding sequence ATGAACAAAAGATACAGACCCAATGTCTCAGCAGTGATTCTCTCCTCAGAATACCCAAAAAAATGCGAAATCTTTATCGCTAAACGTATTGATATGAAAGATATATGGCAATTTCCTCAAGGAGGAATTGATCAAGGAGAAAATCCCCAAGAAGCCCTCAAAAGAGAGCTAAAAGAAGAAATAGGCACTAATGCAATTGAGATTCTTGCTCAATACCCTCAATGGATCAATTACGATTTTCCATCTTCAGTAGCTCACAAATTTTATCCCTTTGATGGACAAAGTCAAAAATACTTTCTTGTGCGCCTCAAATCAAATGCACTCATCAATATTGCTACACCTGTTCCAGAATTTAGCGAATACGCTTTTGTAGAATTTGACAAAATCTTTGATAGGATAAAACACTTCAAAAAACCTATTTATAAACAAGTCTTAGATTATTTCAAGAAAGAAGGATTTTTATCATGCTGA
- a CDS encoding aspartate kinase, translating to MLIVQKYGGTSVGTCERIENVAQRVINAKEQGNQVVVVVSAMSGETDKLVQFSQNFCHSSYPLPNPRECDVILSSGEQVTRALLAIALESKGYKAISLSGQEAGIVTDFMHTKARIEKIHTQKICTLLEQNYIVIVAGFQGATLQGEITTLGRGGSDLSAVALAGALRADKCEIYTDVDGVYTTDPRIEPKAKKIDRISYEEMLELASMGAKVLLNRSVEMAKKLNVNLITRNSFSENEGTLITREENIMEQPIVSGIALDKNQARISIIDLNDEPGIAAKIFESLSKVSINVDMIVQTIGRDGKTDLDFTIPKTEVTQAQQVLQDFSHLFEKLEYDCNIAKVSIVGVGMKSHSGVASLCFKAMAQENINIMMIGTSEIKISMIIEDRHAQKAVRALHATYQLDQ from the coding sequence ATGCTGATTGTCCAAAAATATGGTGGAACAAGCGTGGGAACTTGTGAGAGAATCGAAAATGTCGCCCAAAGAGTTATTAATGCTAAAGAGCAAGGGAATCAGGTCGTAGTTGTTGTTTCTGCAATGAGTGGAGAAACAGACAAACTAGTCCAATTTTCACAAAATTTTTGCCACTCTTCCTACCCTCTCCCCAATCCACGAGAATGTGATGTAATTTTAAGCAGTGGAGAACAAGTCACAAGAGCTCTACTTGCAATCGCCCTTGAATCAAAAGGTTATAAAGCGATTTCTTTAAGCGGGCAAGAAGCTGGGATTGTAACGGATTTTATGCACACTAAAGCACGCATTGAAAAAATTCATACACAAAAAATTTGCACACTCTTAGAGCAAAACTATATTGTCATTGTTGCAGGCTTCCAAGGGGCAACCCTTCAGGGAGAAATTACAACACTAGGACGAGGAGGAAGTGACCTTTCTGCTGTAGCTTTAGCTGGTGCACTAAGAGCTGATAAATGTGAAATTTATACAGATGTGGATGGGGTATATACCACAGATCCTCGAATTGAACCAAAAGCAAAAAAAATCGATAGAATTAGCTATGAAGAAATGTTAGAACTTGCAAGCATGGGAGCAAAGGTGCTTCTCAATCGTTCTGTTGAAATGGCCAAAAAACTCAATGTCAATCTTATTACACGCAACTCATTTAGCGAAAATGAAGGAACCTTAATTACAAGAGAGGAAAATATTATGGAACAACCTATTGTCAGTGGTATCGCGCTAGATAAAAATCAAGCTCGCATTAGTATCATTGATCTCAATGATGAGCCTGGAATTGCAGCAAAAATCTTTGAATCTCTTTCCAAAGTTTCAATCAATGTCGATATGATTGTCCAAACTATCGGGCGAGATGGCAAGACAGATCTAGATTTCACAATTCCTAAAACAGAAGTAACGCAAGCCCAACAAGTTTTACAAGATTTCTCACATCTCTTTGAAAAACTAGAATATGACTGCAATATTGCTAAAGTTTCCATTGTGGGCGTTGGGATGAAGTCTCACTCCGGTGTTGCAAGTCTATGCTTCAAGGCAATGGCGCAAGAAAATATCAATATTATGATGATTGGAACAAGCGAAATTAAAATCTCAATGATCATTGAAGATAGGCATGCCCAAAAAGCAGTTAGAGCTCTTCACGCCACCTATCAACTCGACCAATAA
- a CDS encoding HobA family DNA replication regulator, translating into MEKISDWMLKTIREENNHGFLSGWLEEERFKWTKLVSNTLTRIMQETSFLVVCDSQREWFKSYILSHINHHKNRPFVPILDFTLLPKDSQETQNIKDMLDIAYKDYAFFYIGKRNNALAELAIGHENSFLWILDESLQDAFCLNSTHPMLDFRLLQLYKIFDLALSACIFGKIELES; encoded by the coding sequence ATGGAAAAGATTTCAGATTGGATGCTTAAAACCATCCGAGAAGAAAACAATCACGGTTTTCTAAGTGGATGGCTTGAGGAGGAGCGCTTCAAATGGACAAAGCTTGTTTCTAACACCTTAACGCGCATTATGCAAGAAACAAGTTTTCTTGTGGTTTGCGATAGCCAAAGAGAATGGTTTAAATCCTATATTTTAAGCCATATTAATCATCATAAAAATCGCCCTTTTGTTCCTATCCTAGATTTCACCCTTCTCCCCAAAGATTCACAAGAGACACAAAACATCAAAGATATGCTAGATATTGCCTATAAAGACTATGCCTTTTTTTATATTGGCAAACGCAACAATGCTCTTGCTGAACTTGCTATTGGACATGAAAATAGCTTTTTGTGGATTTTAGATGAATCACTTCAAGATGCTTTTTGTTTAAATTCTACTCATCCAATGCTTGATTTTAGACTCTTGCAACTTTATAAAATCTTTGATCTTGCATTAAGTGCTTGTATTTTCGGAAAAATCGAACTGGAAAGCTAA
- a CDS encoding DNA polymerase III subunit delta' codes for MYFRKNRTGKLMGKIYLTRETQTILEKFPQDTLRIFETEEFKIAHAKEVINEAYVFEKQNKTIAIISKIFNIEAQNALLKILEEPPQGVEFLIFTINKNALLPTIRSRMQIINLLCKTPIAPLNLNLTNLTLRDIYDFLKSLDSLPRTQSKEVIQSLLKSIQESKIKLPQKELDFFNTAIQANIYYEKLHHILLPILLYLVENK; via the coding sequence TTGTATTTTCGGAAAAATCGAACTGGAAAGCTAATGGGGAAAATCTATCTCACTCGTGAAACACAGACCATTCTTGAAAAATTTCCCCAAGATACCCTTAGAATATTTGAAACAGAGGAGTTTAAGATCGCGCACGCAAAAGAAGTGATCAATGAGGCCTATGTTTTTGAAAAACAAAATAAAACCATTGCAATCATTTCTAAAATTTTCAACATTGAAGCCCAAAACGCACTTCTAAAAATTCTAGAAGAGCCACCTCAAGGAGTGGAATTTCTCATCTTTACAATAAACAAAAATGCTCTTCTTCCCACCATTAGATCTAGAATGCAAATCATCAACCTTCTTTGCAAAACTCCCATTGCTCCTCTCAATCTAAATCTCACAAACCTTACCCTTAGGGATATTTATGATTTTTTAAAATCTTTAGATTCTCTTCCTAGGACACAATCCAAAGAAGTGATTCAATCACTCCTTAAAAGCATTCAAGAATCCAAAATCAAGCTCCCACAAAAGGAGTTGGATTTTTTCAATACGGCTATACAAGCCAACATTTATTATGAAAAACTACATCATATTTTGTTGCCGATTTTACTTTATTTGGTGGAAAATAAATGA
- the folP gene encoding dihydropteroate synthase translates to MKPFIQRIHPSLLELHLQDIQTDPAGQKIIKQKSHDFVFKIYCLPLSAMHILKQEALSVGADLATPKEAILCQKSHYDTILLGSFSQIRRIIQKCQIQPFGLKQLAKTLSTHLASTISLSPQLMAILNLTPDSFYEGSRFDVQKAIQTIQRYIHLGVKIIDIGGASSKPHSELIDPQEELDRLRELITLIYQKNLYRKVLFSIDTYNPEVADFALSHGFKILNDILGFSNPKMKEICAKHNAQAILMHSRGTPKTMQTLTHYHNLFEEIDSYFETKIHELQKYGIQNIILDIGFGFAKDLEHNLSLIQNLLHFKRFQYPLLVGASRKNTIGLLTQQPIHKRLSGTLALHHIAIQNGADILRVHDIEEHIDLLQIHQAMGKLWKK, encoded by the coding sequence ATGAAACCCTTTATTCAACGCATTCATCCTTCTCTTTTAGAATTGCATCTTCAGGATATTCAAACCGATCCTGCTGGACAAAAAATCATCAAACAAAAATCACATGATTTTGTTTTTAAAATCTACTGCCTACCCTTAAGTGCGATGCACATTCTCAAACAAGAAGCTCTAAGTGTAGGTGCGGATCTAGCAACACCAAAAGAGGCTATCTTATGCCAAAAATCACACTATGACACCATATTGCTTGGATCTTTCTCACAGATACGTCGAATCATTCAGAAATGTCAAATTCAACCCTTTGGTCTTAAACAACTTGCCAAAACCCTCAGCACCCACCTTGCTTCAACAATCTCATTATCCCCACAACTTATGGCAATCCTCAATTTAACACCGGATAGCTTTTATGAAGGAAGTCGTTTTGATGTTCAAAAAGCCATACAAACAATCCAACGTTATATTCATCTAGGAGTGAAAATAATTGATATTGGCGGAGCGAGCTCCAAACCCCACAGCGAACTCATCGATCCTCAAGAAGAATTAGATCGCCTCAGAGAACTTATCACACTCATCTATCAAAAAAATCTTTATCGCAAGGTGCTTTTTAGCATCGACACTTACAATCCAGAAGTAGCCGATTTTGCCCTCTCTCATGGATTTAAAATCCTCAATGATATTTTGGGATTTTCCAACCCAAAGATGAAAGAAATATGCGCAAAACACAACGCACAAGCGATCTTAATGCATTCAAGAGGAACTCCAAAAACAATGCAAACACTCACCCATTATCACAATCTTTTTGAAGAGATCGATTCTTATTTTGAAACAAAAATTCACGAACTGCAAAAATATGGAATCCAAAATATTATTTTAGATATTGGATTTGGATTTGCCAAAGACCTAGAACACAATCTGTCACTCATTCAAAATCTTTTACATTTTAAACGCTTTCAATACCCCCTTCTTGTCGGTGCAAGTCGAAAAAATACAATTGGGCTTCTCACCCAACAACCCATCCACAAGAGGTTAAGCGGAACCTTAGCACTTCATCATATTGCTATACAAAATGGAGCAGATATTTTAAGAGTTCATGATATTGAAGAACATATTGATTTATTACAAATCCATCAAGCAATGGGAAAACTATGGAAAAAGTAA
- the rplS gene encoding 50S ribosomal protein L19: protein MKNRYIESFEKAQIAGKQVPSFKAGDTLRLGIKIQEGDKSRIQNYEGICIAIRGNGVDRTFTVRKMGANNVGVEKVFPLYSDSLEKIEVLRIGRVRRAKLYYLRDRKGKSARIRELRK from the coding sequence ATGAAAAATCGTTATATCGAAAGCTTTGAAAAAGCACAAATTGCTGGAAAGCAAGTTCCATCATTTAAAGCTGGGGATACTTTAAGACTTGGGATTAAAATCCAAGAAGGGGACAAAAGCAGAATTCAAAATTATGAAGGTATTTGTATTGCCATTCGCGGTAATGGTGTAGATCGCACTTTTACTGTAAGAAAAATGGGTGCAAACAATGTGGGTGTTGAAAAGGTTTTTCCACTTTATAGCGATTCTTTAGAAAAAATTGAAGTTTTAAGAATTGGACGCGTTAGACGTGCAAAACTCTACTATCTCAGAGATCGCAAGGGTAAATCTGCAAGAATTCGCGAACTCCGCAAGTAA
- the trmD gene encoding tRNA (guanosine(37)-N1)-methyltransferase TrmD, with amino-acid sequence MKFSFLTLFPSLVASYFQDSILKRALDRGLIEVDIIDLRNFASNKYHKVDEPQIGGGAGQVICADVLDRALESLREQNPWVIFLTPSAPLFSQKDSIRLSQKQHIVFVCGRYEGFDERAIESWADEVFCMGDFIVTGGELPSLCLCDSISRQIEGVLGNVDSLKGESFENFLLEAPVFAKTIQDSEKFSKISPPLEFSQGNHSKIAGLKLTLSEYKTRYYRPDLYQKWKNHKDKK; translated from the coding sequence ATGAAATTTTCTTTTCTTACTCTTTTTCCTTCTTTGGTTGCATCTTATTTTCAAGATTCTATTTTAAAGCGGGCACTTGATAGGGGGTTAATAGAGGTTGATATTATTGATTTGAGAAATTTTGCTTCTAACAAATATCACAAAGTCGATGAGCCTCAGATTGGGGGAGGAGCTGGACAAGTGATTTGTGCTGATGTTTTGGATCGCGCATTGGAATCATTGAGAGAGCAAAATCCTTGGGTGATCTTTCTAACTCCTAGTGCTCCTCTTTTTTCTCAAAAAGATAGCATTAGATTGAGTCAAAAACAGCACATTGTCTTTGTTTGTGGTCGATATGAAGGATTTGATGAAAGAGCTATTGAATCTTGGGCAGATGAAGTGTTTTGTATGGGCGATTTTATCGTGACTGGAGGGGAACTTCCATCTCTTTGTTTGTGTGATAGTATTTCTAGACAGATTGAGGGAGTTCTTGGAAATGTAGATTCTCTAAAGGGGGAGAGTTTTGAGAATTTTTTACTTGAAGCTCCAGTTTTTGCAAAAACCATTCAAGATTCTGAAAAATTTTCAAAAATTTCTCCACCTTTAGAATTTTCTCAAGGAAATCATAGTAAAATTGCGGGTTTAAAACTTACCCTTTCTGAATATAAGACAAGATATTATAGACCCGATCTTTATCAGAAGTGGAAAAATCATAAGGACAAAAAATGA